A window from Desulfitobacterium chlororespirans DSM 11544 encodes these proteins:
- a CDS encoding GGDEF domain-containing protein, which translates to MIDLQTLFIMTISVHFVIAISMLIYWKTQKTYPGFGYWAMSNVVAATLYVLTAARPILPVFVSIIVGNIAAVLAIMIRYEGVRAFTGQAVATKKKNIVSLLTIFIILIYFTYVDDNPLMRLLFLTIWLIYYGGCIAIGILKGGTISHRLTPWIISISHVFCGIVLVVRNIVWFLDPSARNALQPVFINITLAFTEHIMDVIVAMAFLMLNSQRLAQELFESQKELEDLATTDPLTGISNRLKLNELGNNEMIRSRRLNHPFSVIVFDIDHFKEVNDTCGHPIGDKLLVELTKKIKAEIRDIDFFGRLGGDEFVLLFPETSIQKCHAVAERLRQVTNDVALQFEDITVHVSISLGIAEMTLEDSTIEDLLKRADENLYKAKHSGRNITFGKDDSLELLSKISKEKLEN; encoded by the coding sequence ATGATTGACTTGCAGACCTTATTTATCATGACGATATCTGTTCATTTTGTCATTGCCATATCGATGCTAATCTACTGGAAGACCCAAAAAACCTATCCGGGATTCGGCTATTGGGCTATGTCTAATGTAGTTGCCGCAACATTGTATGTTCTCACTGCAGCCAGACCTATCTTACCTGTTTTTGTATCCATAATCGTGGGTAATATCGCAGCCGTACTCGCTATAATGATTCGTTATGAAGGGGTCAGAGCTTTTACCGGCCAAGCCGTTGCGACAAAGAAGAAAAATATAGTATCTTTGCTTACTATTTTCATCATCTTAATTTATTTTACCTATGTGGATGATAACCCCCTAATGCGCCTGCTCTTCCTGACGATCTGGCTTATCTATTATGGAGGATGCATTGCTATTGGTATTCTTAAAGGAGGGACGATCTCTCACAGATTAACACCATGGATTATCTCCATATCCCACGTTTTTTGTGGTATTGTTTTAGTAGTTCGCAATATTGTCTGGTTCTTGGATCCTTCAGCCCGCAACGCTCTTCAACCGGTATTTATTAATATTACGCTTGCTTTTACAGAGCATATCATGGACGTCATCGTGGCGATGGCCTTCCTGATGCTCAATAGCCAGAGATTAGCCCAGGAACTGTTTGAATCCCAAAAGGAATTAGAAGATCTGGCAACAACGGATCCACTGACCGGAATAAGCAATCGTCTCAAACTTAACGAGCTTGGCAATAATGAGATGATACGTTCACGAAGATTAAATCACCCTTTTTCAGTTATTGTCTTTGATATTGACCATTTTAAAGAGGTTAACGATACCTGCGGTCACCCTATCGGTGATAAATTACTTGTTGAACTAACCAAAAAAATCAAAGCAGAGATCCGGGATATTGATTTTTTCGGCCGTCTGGGCGGGGATGAATTCGTATTGCTCTTTCCGGAAACCTCCATTCAAAAATGTCATGCTGTTGCGGAGCGATTGCGTCAAGTTACAAATGATGTTGCCCTGCAATTTGAGGATATAACGGTACATGTAAGTATTAGTCTGGGCATTGCGGAAATGACTCTTGAAGACTCCACTATAGAGGACCTCCTGAAACGTGCCGATGAAAATCTCTATAAGGCCAAACACTCAGGCCGGAATATTACCTTTGGCAAAGATGATTCTTTGGAATTATTATCAAAAATATCTAAAGAAAAGCTGGAAAACTAA
- a CDS encoding HNH endonuclease, translated as MTISDEIASEVLSKSARHCCVCRNFLPLKIQVHHIREQSDGGTNDFDNLMPICIQCHSDIHTIPHMTRKFTEKELKKCRDNVYDMVACGKLPATKPMTRNELEVVSSLLAYTLRNNKDEDNLSDEAIELLSIMLCERSPIFISKVPTIGEISNSDLCVLSIGSQQLFPKERQVGQYPKSIIELLARGLIQSKGNELEITEKGEKLVSKLVQTTATYTQKKVKCLKCGLHFIICTWERDRHDSSSIHCPECGQNESLFLVWTQQKFGFIFQDVPGKSTVYDVPRK; from the coding sequence ATGACGATATCGGATGAAATAGCATCAGAAGTCCTATCAAAATCTGCAAGGCATTGTTGCGTGTGCAGGAACTTTTTGCCGCTAAAAATTCAGGTGCATCATATTAGAGAGCAAAGTGATGGTGGAACAAATGACTTTGATAATTTAATGCCTATATGTATTCAGTGTCACTCCGATATTCATACAATACCTCATATGACTCGCAAATTTACCGAAAAAGAATTGAAAAAATGTAGAGATAATGTATATGATATGGTAGCTTGTGGTAAGCTACCTGCTACTAAGCCGATGACTAGGAATGAACTTGAAGTAGTATCTTCATTACTTGCATATACTCTTAGGAATAATAAAGATGAAGATAATCTGAGTGATGAGGCAATAGAGCTACTTTCTATTATGCTTTGTGAAAGATCGCCTATATTTATCAGCAAAGTACCAACCATCGGTGAAATATCAAATAGCGATTTATGTGTACTTAGTATCGGAAGTCAGCAGCTATTTCCCAAAGAAAGACAGGTAGGGCAATATCCAAAATCTATCATAGAACTATTAGCTAGAGGGTTAATTCAATCAAAAGGGAATGAACTTGAAATAACTGAAAAGGGTGAAAAACTTGTTTCTAAACTAGTTCAAACTACGGCGACTTATACTCAAAAGAAAGTTAAATGTTTAAAATGTGGTTTGCACTTTATAATCTGTACTTGGGAGAGAGATAGACACGATAGTTCCTCAATTCATTGTCCTGAATGTGGACAAAACGAGAGTCTATTTTTGGTTTGGACACAACAAAAATTTGGCTTTATATTTCAAGATGTTCCCGGCAAATCAACAGTATATGATGTTCCACGGAAATAA
- a CDS encoding nucleotidyltransferase family protein, which produces MLAQCYKIEDIRAIVSDVARQYGVERVVLFGSYARCEAKPGSDVDLRIDKGEIKGLFELSGFKLDLEERLNLSVDVVETEGLSEKFLKRIGEEEILLYEQ; this is translated from the coding sequence GTGTTAGCACAATGCTATAAGATTGAGGATATCAGGGCAATTGTATCCGACGTTGCTAGACAGTATGGTGTGGAACGGGTTGTCCTTTTTGGTTCTTATGCAAGATGTGAGGCTAAACCCGGTAGTGATGTTGATTTACGGATTGATAAAGGTGAAATTAAGGGATTGTTTGAACTGTCAGGGTTTAAGCTGGACCTTGAGGAACGTTTGAATTTATCGGTTGATGTGGTAGAAACGGAAGGATTGAGCGAGAAATTTCTGAAAAGGATTGGGGAGGAGGAGATCCTTTTATATGAGCAATAA